The [Eubacterium] siraeum genome contains a region encoding:
- a CDS encoding response regulator transcription factor, with amino-acid sequence MYRIFIIEDDPTIAQTLKKHLEGWDYKVECAKDFHNITAEFAAFDPQLVLLDIKLPFYDGYYWCGEIRKLSKVPVIFLSSASDNMNVVMAMNMGGDDFIAKPFDLSVLTAKINAVLRRAYSFSGNSDLISHGSVILDISSAVVTNGDKKIELTKNELRILRTLMENAGRIISRDTLMQRLWETDCFVDENTLTVNVSRLRKKLENIGLENYITTKVGMGYMIV; translated from the coding sequence ATGTACAGAATTTTCATCATTGAAGACGACCCCACGATAGCGCAGACGCTGAAAAAGCACCTTGAGGGCTGGGATTATAAAGTAGAGTGTGCAAAGGATTTTCACAATATCACTGCGGAATTTGCCGCTTTCGACCCTCAGCTTGTACTGCTTGATATAAAGCTACCGTTCTATGACGGCTACTACTGGTGCGGCGAGATAAGAAAACTGTCCAAAGTGCCTGTCATCTTTCTCTCCTCAGCCTCCGACAATATGAACGTAGTTATGGCTATGAATATGGGCGGAGATGATTTTATAGCAAAGCCGTTTGATCTTTCGGTGCTGACCGCAAAGATAAACGCAGTGCTTCGCCGTGCCTACTCCTTTTCGGGCAACAGCGACCTTATATCCCACGGCAGTGTTATACTTGATATTTCATCGGCGGTCGTGACAAACGGCGATAAAAAGATTGAACTTACAAAGAACGAGCTTCGCATACTCCGCACTCTTATGGAAAACGCAGGCAGGATAATTTCCCGTGATACGCTTATGCAGAGATTATGGGAAACCGATTGCTTTGTTGACGAGAACACCCTTACGGTAAATGTCAGCAGGCTTCGCAAAAAGCTTGAAAACATAGGACTTGAAAACTACATCACGACCAAGGTCGGAATGGGGTATATGATAGTATGA
- a CDS encoding sensor histidine kinase encodes MKFFLDFIRSRIITLVCIIIAAVIFAVVLSLYNLPSEPVLYALLLSLAAVTAIGAVTFIKAYKKHNILTRLANEITVSADNLPKAVSADDKDYGRLINTLSDYCISLKEKSANSLQATNEYYTMWVHQIKTPISAMRLMLQSEDSESNRRLSDELMKIEQYVDMALCYVRLESSGNDLVIKHYSLDDIVKKSVRKFSTQFIGKKLSLDYKELDTDVLTDEKWLSFIIEQLLSNAIKYTAKGSVSIYMKPDTDRKILCIADTGIGIDPADLPRIFDNGYTGLNGRYDMKASGIGLYLCRCIADMLGITLTAVSELGKGSVFMLDLTESKIRHE; translated from the coding sequence ATGAAATTCTTTCTTGACTTTATCAGGAGCCGCATAATAACGCTTGTCTGCATTATTATTGCGGCTGTAATTTTCGCTGTGGTGTTGTCGCTTTATAACCTCCCCTCAGAGCCTGTGCTGTATGCGCTTTTGCTGTCGCTTGCCGCTGTTACGGCTATCGGTGCGGTAACTTTTATAAAGGCGTACAAAAAGCACAATATCCTCACCCGTCTTGCAAACGAGATAACCGTGAGTGCCGACAATCTTCCGAAAGCGGTATCGGCAGATGACAAGGATTACGGCAGGCTGATAAATACACTCAGCGATTACTGCATTTCCCTTAAGGAAAAATCCGCAAACAGCCTGCAGGCGACAAACGAATATTACACTATGTGGGTACATCAGATAAAAACGCCTATCTCCGCAATGCGACTTATGCTCCAGTCGGAAGACAGCGAAAGTAACCGCAGGCTGTCCGACGAACTTATGAAGATTGAGCAGTATGTCGATATGGCGCTGTGCTATGTCCGGCTTGAAAGCTCCGGCAACGACCTTGTGATAAAGCATTACAGCCTTGACGATATAGTAAAAAAATCGGTTCGTAAATTCTCCACGCAGTTTATCGGGAAGAAGCTGAGCCTTGATTACAAGGAGCTTGATACCGATGTTCTCACCGATGAAAAATGGCTGTCCTTCATCATTGAACAGCTGCTCTCAAATGCGATAAAATACACCGCTAAAGGCTCGGTATCAATTTATATGAAGCCCGACACCGACAGAAAGATTCTCTGCATTGCCGACACGGGAATTGGCATAGACCCTGCCGACCTGCCGAGAATTTTCGACAACGGCTACACAGGACTTAACGGCAGATATGATATGAAGGCAAGCGGTATAGGACTTTATCTTTGCCGCTGTATTGCCGATATGCTCGGCATTACTCTTACCGCCGTGTCCGAACTTGGAAAAGGCTCTGTCTTTATGCTTGACCTTACGGAAAGCAAAATAAGACACGAGTAA
- a CDS encoding methionine synthase: protein MILQPIDRNEALRYLGCKDGTDNEQMLAMLDSCEKQLLKAASPKYLYAVYPISFTDDGVRISDSNIILKGNSAAAHLKNCDRIVLMCATLGQGVDVLLRHLQVSDMASAVIVDSLAGAAIEQVCNRAETEIFEKVHSNSRTWRYSPGYGDLPLDIQFDLLTLLQAQKRIGLTVMNSNMMVPTKSVTAFIGLSEGEVDRSTRGCESCNMKDRCKFRKSGGHCGN, encoded by the coding sequence ATGATACTTCAGCCGATAGACAGAAACGAGGCTCTGCGTTATCTCGGCTGTAAGGACGGCACGGATAACGAGCAGATGCTCGCAATGCTCGATTCCTGCGAGAAACAGCTGCTGAAAGCCGCAAGCCCGAAATACCTCTATGCCGTATACCCGATAAGTTTTACGGACGATGGTGTCAGAATTTCGGACAGCAATATAATACTTAAAGGCAATTCAGCCGCCGCTCATTTAAAGAACTGCGACAGGATAGTGCTTATGTGTGCCACGCTCGGACAAGGAGTAGACGTGCTTTTAAGACATCTGCAGGTATCCGATATGGCAAGCGCAGTTATCGTTGACAGCCTTGCAGGTGCGGCAATAGAGCAGGTCTGCAACAGGGCTGAAACAGAGATATTCGAAAAAGTACACTCGAACAGCCGTACATGGAGATATTCTCCCGGCTACGGCGATCTGCCCCTTGATATACAGTTTGATTTACTGACGCTTCTGCAGGCTCAGAAAAGGATAGGTCTTACCGTAATGAACAGCAATATGATGGTGCCTACAAAATCGGTAACGGCATTTATAGGGCTGTCAGAGGGCGAAGTTGACAGAAGTACAAGAGGCTGTGAAAGCTGTAATATGAAGGACAGATGCAAATTCAGAAAAAGCGGAGGTCACTGTGGAAATTAA
- a CDS encoding alpha/beta hydrolase: MHYYEYGKENDKTIVFLHGANFVHSFGRQYPLAEKYHLIIPHIMGYGDAAGEIFDTETAVKQLASFIADIGKKVTLVGFSLGAQLSVKLCAEYPQYFTSAIIVSPWLIKKEPMLSKVMAMNEKQFASFKNKRLCGFIGFMNGLPKEQRKEFVAQMQNVRIETVRSSVDNGITLETINGFENAYFPMIALAGSKEQTEVHDSVKGLAAMNKNCRYEIWDKAAHNIPPVFSKRFNELIIRMAEI, encoded by the coding sequence ATGCACTATTATGAATACGGCAAAGAAAACGATAAGACGATCGTCTTTCTGCACGGGGCAAACTTTGTCCACAGCTTCGGCAGGCAATATCCGCTTGCCGAAAAATATCATCTTATTATTCCGCATATCATGGGCTACGGAGATGCCGCAGGTGAGATTTTCGATACCGAAACGGCAGTAAAACAGCTTGCAAGTTTCATAGCCGACATCGGCAAAAAGGTAACGCTTGTCGGCTTTTCGCTCGGCGCTCAGCTTAGCGTTAAGCTGTGTGCGGAATATCCGCAGTATTTTACTTCTGCGATAATAGTAAGTCCATGGCTTATCAAGAAAGAGCCTATGCTCTCAAAGGTCATGGCTATGAACGAAAAGCAGTTTGCGTCATTCAAGAACAAACGATTATGCGGTTTCATCGGATTTATGAACGGACTGCCCAAAGAGCAAAGAAAAGAATTTGTCGCACAGATGCAGAATGTGCGTATCGAAACCGTAAGAAGCTCCGTTGACAACGGAATAACGCTTGAAACAATAAACGGCTTTGAAAACGCATACTTCCCGATGATTGCCCTTGCAGGCAGTAAGGAACAGACAGAAGTACACGACAGCGTAAAAGGACTTGCCGCTATGAATAAAAATTGCAGATACGAGATATGGGACAAAGCCGCCCATAACATTCCTCCCGTGTTTTCCAAGCGATTCAACGAACTTATTATAAGAATGGCAGAAATTTGA
- a CDS encoding homocysteine S-methyltransferase family protein: MEIKTLLEQRGLLIFDGAMGTQLQAKGLKTGETPELLNLTAKDLLKEIHRSYIDAGADIISANTFGANSYKLSHSGKSVDEIITAGIINCKEAIKESGKDVFCALDIGPIGQLLEPTGSLKFEEAYDIFREEIVAGYKAGADVVLFETMTDLYELKAAILAAKENCDLPIICSMTFEENGRTFTGCPAEAEILLCEGLGVSAVGVNCSLGPKELMPIIKTLCEKSKIPVIVMPNAGLPDPATGEYSIDAEEFSDYAVEIADLGAGIIGGCCGTTPEFIRRTAEKVKGRKYESKKIERVCTICSGTNVVEVSQPRIIGERINPTGKKLFKQALINDDIDYILGQAIEQVGAGADILDVNVGLPDIDEKAMMIKAVKSIQGVTNVPLQIDSTIPEVLEAALRVYNGKPMVNSVNGEEESLKNVLPLVKKYGAAVVGLTLDKDGIPPKAEQRVAIAEKIIKRCEKIGIPKEDIAIDCLTLTASAEQLAVNETLKAVRAVKERFGVRTVLGVSNISFGLPNRELLNHIFLTMALENGLDLPIINPNVASMTGAVRAFKLLKAIDVNSVEYIAAYGSDTPTAVAKPKSSEVTLEYAIDNGLKADAAKITEQLLIDTDPMVIINERLIPALDKTGTLFEQGKIFLPQLILSAGVAQSCFDVIKAHLAKNNSETVSKGKIVLATVKGDVHDIGKNIVKVLLENYGYTVIDLGKDVEYQAVVDAARKHEVKLVGLSALMTTTLKSMEETIKLIRDNGLPCKVVVGGAVLTPEYAEKIGADFYAKDAKETVDIAKKVIG; the protein is encoded by the coding sequence GTGGAAATTAAAACATTACTTGAACAAAGAGGACTGCTGATTTTCGACGGTGCTATGGGTACTCAGCTGCAGGCTAAGGGACTTAAGACGGGCGAAACTCCCGAGCTTTTAAACCTTACCGCAAAGGATCTGCTCAAAGAAATACACCGCAGTTATATAGACGCAGGAGCGGATATAATTTCCGCAAATACATTCGGTGCAAATTCCTACAAGCTAAGCCACAGTGGTAAAAGCGTAGATGAAATTATCACCGCAGGAATAATAAACTGCAAAGAAGCGATAAAGGAAAGCGGAAAGGACGTTTTCTGCGCTCTTGACATAGGCCCTATAGGACAGCTCCTTGAGCCTACGGGAAGCCTTAAATTTGAAGAGGCTTACGACATATTCAGGGAGGAGATAGTTGCAGGCTATAAGGCAGGTGCGGACGTTGTTCTGTTTGAAACGATGACCGACTTATACGAGCTTAAAGCCGCTATACTTGCCGCAAAGGAAAACTGTGACCTTCCGATAATATGCAGTATGACCTTCGAGGAAAACGGACGTACCTTTACGGGTTGTCCCGCCGAAGCGGAAATACTGCTGTGCGAGGGACTTGGTGTAAGTGCCGTCGGCGTGAACTGCTCCCTCGGTCCGAAGGAGCTTATGCCTATAATCAAAACGCTCTGTGAAAAGTCGAAGATACCCGTTATCGTAATGCCGAACGCAGGGCTTCCCGACCCTGCAACAGGCGAATATTCTATAGATGCCGAAGAATTCAGCGACTATGCCGTTGAGATAGCTGATCTCGGTGCAGGAATAATCGGCGGCTGCTGCGGTACAACACCCGAATTTATCCGCCGTACAGCAGAGAAGGTAAAGGGCAGAAAGTACGAGTCTAAGAAGATAGAGCGTGTCTGCACGATATGCAGCGGCACAAATGTTGTAGAGGTAAGCCAGCCGAGGATAATCGGTGAGCGTATCAACCCTACCGGTAAAAAGCTGTTCAAGCAGGCGCTTATAAACGATGATATAGACTATATCTTAGGTCAGGCTATAGAGCAGGTCGGCGCAGGAGCGGATATACTTGACGTAAACGTTGGACTTCCCGACATTGACGAAAAGGCAATGATGATAAAGGCTGTCAAGAGCATTCAGGGCGTTACTAACGTACCGCTCCAGATAGACAGCACCATTCCGGAGGTACTCGAAGCGGCACTGCGTGTATATAACGGCAAGCCTATGGTAAACTCGGTAAACGGCGAGGAGGAGAGCCTTAAAAACGTTCTTCCGCTCGTAAAGAAATACGGTGCGGCAGTAGTAGGTCTGACGCTTGACAAGGACGGCATACCGCCTAAAGCCGAACAGCGTGTAGCCATTGCCGAAAAGATAATAAAGCGTTGCGAGAAAATCGGTATTCCGAAAGAGGATATAGCGATAGACTGCCTCACGCTTACCGCATCCGCAGAACAGCTTGCAGTAAACGAAACGCTTAAGGCTGTGCGTGCGGTAAAGGAAAGGTTCGGAGTAAGAACGGTACTCGGTGTATCGAATATATCATTCGGTCTGCCAAACCGTGAGCTTTTAAACCACATTTTTCTTACGATGGCACTTGAAAACGGGCTTGATCTGCCGATTATAAACCCCAACGTAGCGTCTATGACAGGCGCTGTAAGAGCGTTCAAGCTGTTAAAGGCGATAGATGTGAACTCGGTAGAATACATCGCCGCTTACGGCAGTGATACCCCAACGGCAGTCGCAAAGCCGAAATCCTCCGAGGTAACGCTTGAATATGCCATCGACAACGGTTTAAAAGCGGATGCGGCGAAGATAACCGAGCAGTTGCTTATCGACACCGACCCGATGGTAATAATAAACGAGCGGCTTATCCCTGCGCTTGACAAGACAGGTACGCTGTTTGAACAGGGAAAGATATTCCTCCCTCAGCTGATTTTATCGGCGGGCGTTGCGCAGAGCTGTTTTGATGTTATCAAGGCGCACCTTGCAAAGAACAATTCCGAAACGGTGAGCAAGGGCAAGATAGTGCTTGCAACGGTAAAGGGCGATGTACACGACATAGGCAAGAACATAGTAAAGGTACTGCTTGAAAACTACGGCTACACCGTAATAGATCTCGGCAAGGACGTTGAGTATCAGGCGGTAGTCGATGCCGCAAGAAAGCACGAAGTAAAGCTGGTGGGACTGAGCGCACTTATGACCACTACGCTCAAATCCATGGAAGAAACCATAAAGCTTATCCGTGACAACGGACTTCCTTGCAAGGTGGTTGTCGGCGGTGCGGTACTTACACCCGAATATGCCGAAAAGATAGGCGCAGACTTCTACGCAAAGGATGCTAAGGAAACGGTAGATATTGCGAAGAAGGTTATAGGATAA